GCGTGTCAATCAGGCTGGCGGAATCGTTGGCGCTCATCTGGAACAGGACGCGCAGCTCGAATTCGCTCAGCGTCTTGCGGCTGAAAAAGCGGCCGGCGTTGTTGAGGGTGTCACAGGTGCAAATCACGTGGAGTCCGAGCTGGGTTCCTTCGCTGATGATCCGGTTGAGTTGTTTGCCGGGATTGACCGGTGCGCTGGCGTCATCGAGCGAGATGCTGAAGTCATCCTCGTAACGCAATCCCTTGAATCGCTGTATGCCGTGGATGAACAGGTAAATCGCCGGAGACGAGGCTGCGTGTTCCGAATCGGTCCGCTTTTCCAGTTCGTCGGCAAGTCCGGAGAACGTCCCGCCCAGCTCCGCGTTTCCCGCCAAAGCGGTGTCGTGTGGCACGGCTCGGACGATTTTTTCCAGAAACTCGCGGTGCCGCGAATCCGGCGGTGAAACATCAAGGAGGACGAATCGCGCCGTGCCGCGCGGGTGCTGGGCCGCGAGAGAAATGAGCGAGACGCCGAGCATTGCCAGCGCCGCCTCGTCGCGCTGGCCGAGAATGAGAAGGTTGTTGCCACTCTGCCGGTGGAACACGGCCTCCGTCGGTCCCTTGATCGAGTTGGGGGCTCCGAGCCATACGCGCGCGGCGGTCGTGGGCTGGACAGATGCGGCCGAGAGGACGCGCCGAAGCGTTTCGTTTTCGCGCACCTCGGCGGGGGCGTTGCCTTCGAAAATGACCGGTGCAGCGCGCGGCGCGGAAAGGTGCTCCGCGTGGCGTTGGATTTTTTCCAACCACGTCTCGCGTTCTTCCTCGGAGAGCCAGACGATCTGGAACGGGCTGTTGCCCTCGATGGCGCCGGAGGCGTCGTTGTAGATGGCTTCACCGGGCCGCGAGAGCAGGCGTGGCGCGGGGTTGTCGTCATCCATGATGAGCATCGCGTCCGCCTCGTTGCATTGGAGGGCGACGCGCACCACCATCTGGCCGAGCGTGGTGCGGGCGAGAGTGTAGGCGCCGCCGAGCGTCTGCGAGCCGAGCAGCACATGGATGCCGAAAGCGCGGCCCTGACGGACAAGACGGTCAAGCAGGAGTGAGGCGTTCTGTGAAACA
This genomic interval from Candidatus Angelobacter sp. contains the following:
- a CDS encoding FtsK/SpoIIIE domain-containing protein, which gives rise to IGRTGATKFQQLALGKGTRQHVLIAGKTGSGKSTLFHVIITNLALWCGPDQVEFYLVDFKKGVEFKCYATHKLPHARVVAIESDREFGLSVLERLDEELRRRGDLFRRLGVQDLPGYKRAGGTEALPRSLLLIDEFQEFFVEDDRVSQNASLLLDRLVRQGRAFGIHVLLGSQTLGGAYTLARTTLGQMVVRVALQCNEADAMLIMDDDNPAPRLLSRPGEAIYNDASGAIEGNSPFQIVWLSEEERETWLEKIQRHAEHLSAPRAAPVIFEGNAPAEVRENETLRRVLSAASVQPTTAARVWLGAPNSIKGPTEAVFHRQSGNNLLILGQRDEAALAMLGVSLISLAAQHPRGTARFVLLDVSPPDSRHREFLEKIVRAVPHDTALAGNAELGGTFSGLADELEKRTDSEHAASSPAIYLFIHGIQRFKGLRYEDDFSISLDDASAPVNPGKQLNRIISEGTQLGLHVICTCDTLNNAGRFFSRKTLSEFELRVLFQMSANDSASLIDTPKAANLGLHRAILQNAQAGTLETFRPYALPDDAWIAEAGRNLASK